The sequence CAGCGGCATGCTGGCGGTGCACACGGCCATCGCCTGCGGCGCCGAAGCAGTGCTGTACCCCGAAAGCGAAGAGGACAACTACGAGACCCTGGTGCGGCAGCTCAAGGCCAACTGGGACCGGGGGAAGCTCAGCTCCATCGTCGTGGTGGCCGAGGGCGACCAATCCGCCGGAGCGGCCCACCCCATCGGCGGCGGAGCGGCCTTCAGCATCGGCGAGCGGCTGAAAAGGGAGCACAACCTGGATCTGCGCGTGGTGGTGCTGGGCCACATCCAGCGCGGCGGCAGCCCTTCGGCCTTGGACCGCATCTGGGGCAGCCGCTGGGGTTGCGAAGCTGTGAACCGCCTCGTGGCGGGCGAAGACGCTTTCTACCTGGGCACCCATGCGGGACAGATGGTGGCGAGGCCGCTTTCCCACGTCCTGGAATCCCGCCCGGAACCGCCCAGGGAACTGAGTTCCATGGTGCGCGTGCTCTCACGCTGAAAACTGCCGACGGGATAAAGGTCCATCATGCGAAACCCACCCCAAAAAATAGCCGTCGTGATGGCCGGAGGCAAGGGCACGCGCTTCTGGCCCCGTTCACGGTCCTCGCGGCCCAAGCAGTTCCTGGCCATCGTCGGGACCGAATCGCTGCTCCACCAGACGGTGCGCCGGCTGGACGGCTTCTTCGAGCCGCGGCACATCTTCGTGGTCACCACGCGCGAACTGGCCGAAGAGACCCGCGCGATGCTCCCCGAACTGCCGCCGGAAAACATCCTGGTGGAGCCGGAGGGCCGCAACACCGCGCCCTGCCTGGCCTTGAGCCTGGTCGAAATCGAGCGGCGGATCCCCGAAGGCGTGATGGTGGTGCTCAGCGCCGACCATTGGATCGGAGACACGGAAGCCTTCATCCAGGATGTGGAAACCGCCGTGGACCATGCCGCCCGCAAGCGGGAGCTGGTGGTCTTCGGTATCAAGCCCACCTATCCCGAGACCGGCTACGGCTACATCGAGGTGGGCGCAGGCGATGGCGGGGCGGTGCAGAAGGTCCTCGCCTTCCGGGAAAAACCGCCCATGGACCTGGCGCTGGAATACCTCGAATCAGGCCGCCACTACTGGAACGCGGGCATGTTCGTGTGGACGCTCGCGGACTTGCGCGAAGGCCTGCTCCAGCACTGCCCCGAGGTGCTCGCACCTTTGGACGAATGGACGCGCCAAGGCGCCGACGAGGCAGCCCTGCCGGGCATCTACGGGCGATTGCCGCAGCTTGCCATCGACGTGGCGCTCATGGAGAAGGCCCGGAATGTGGCGCTTGTCTCCACGCATTTCCGCTGGTCCGATGTGGGCTCCTGGCCCGCCGCCATCGAATTCCAGGAGCCGGATGCGAACGGCAATGTGGTGCAGGGCCAGGCCATCCTGCTGGATGTGAAGGACTCCGCATTCTTCGGCGGCGCCCGGCTCATCGCCGCCAGCGGCGTGAGCGACCTCATCGTGGTGGACGAGCCCGACGCACTGCTCATCTGCCATCGCGACAAGGCCCAGTCCGTGAAACAGATCGTCGACCGGTTGAAGCGGGAGGGCCGGGAAGACCTTCTTTAATAACGGTGAGCTATGAGGAGTGCGTCCAGGCGCACCAGCTGGTGCGGTCTTCGACCACCACCCTTGCAGGGGGAATCCCGGAATTCGATTGAACCCGGGAGGCTTCGAACTCGGCCTTCACGCGCCATCCACCATAAAAGAGCATGGCTGTGGCCAGCGTGATGACCCCGACCCGGAAGGTCATGGCGGCCTTCCTCCCCGTCAAGGCGGGAAAGCGGCGATTCAGCCAGGGCGCGGCCGCGCCGACCATCGCCGCGCCATAGAGTGGAAAGGAAAAGGGATGCAGGCCCCAGGCTTCATGGAATTGGCCATGGGAGATGGCGCAAAAGGCCCGTGTGAGCCCGCAACCCGGGCAGGACAGTCCCGTGAACGCATGGAAGGAGCAGGTGTCGATTCCGGGGAAGCCCGCCGCGGGAAGCAGAAAGCTTGTGGCCAGGATCGCAAGGCTGATCAGCGATAAAAAAACCGCGCCGTCGGGGAAGCGGAGCTTCCCGTCGGCGCGGCGCGGAATTGAAAAAAACATGTCAGACCTGGAAGGCGGCCTTCACTTCGGGCTTCAAGAGCACGATGAGGGCCCAGATTCCGACGGGAAGCCCGAGGAAGCAGCAGCAGGGATGCCCGCCGAGGCAAGGAATGATGGCGAGGATGGCGGAGGCCATCGCAAATCCCCAGCTCTGGAGCGCTTTCATTTTCATGGCGCCAAGGAAGATGACCACGTCGACGATGACCCATAGAATCGCCATGATGATGCCCACGGCGCCGGACATCACTTGGAACATCTGCTGATCGCCGCCATAGCGGCCCATGTTCGCGGCGTTGAAACCAGTGCCTAGGAGGTTGGCCAGCAAAGCCAGCAGGGAAAAGCCCACGCTTAATCCCGCCACCACCATCAGGGCGATGGCCGGGGCCTTGACCCGCTCCATGGCCGCCGCGCGGTTGCTGTCCGGTTCATAGTTCATGGGGACTCCTGCGGGTTGCTATCGGTCCACCTTGATGACTTCGGATTTGGCGATCATGTCGCTCAAGCTGATGCGTTCCTCGCCCTTCACCGCCAGGACGATGAGGTTCAGCGCGAAGAAATTGCCCAACTGCCGCAGAATGGCGGGGCCGATGGGAAGGCGGCCATTGGGTTCGCCCAAGGGCACAACCCGGAGCTTCTGCATTTTCTTGCCAATGCTCGCGCCGTTCTTGGAAACGCAGAACGGGATGAAATAGAACATGTAGGCCAGCTGGACAGCAAGGTGGATGAGGGTGAGCGCGCATCCGGCGATGCAGCCGAGGAGCGGCACGAAGGCCAGCACCATCTGGATGATCCAGAAGGCGATGGCGATCACGATGGAGGGCACCATGTCGATGAGCGTGGCCACGAGGCGCTCGCCCAGTTCACCCCGCTGGCCGGTGGGAACGGCATCATCAGGAATCGGTGGAAGGTAAGCATCGAGCATGGCTATTCCTCTTCAAGCAAGCTTTAGGGCTGACAGATTGAATTGACGATGGCTAGATAAAGAGGCCTAGGCCTTGGAGCAGGTGGCGGTCTTGTCGATGATGCTCACGATCTTGAAGAGCATGGGCATGGAGTATTCGTTTTCGGGAATGGCTTCCCCGCTCTTCAGGCGTTCGGCTGTCTGGTAGGCGTCGATGATGCTCAGGATGGAGATGATGACGCCGGGCAGCAGGCAGAGGATGGAGCCAATGATGCAGGCGATCAGGGTGAAGAGCCATTTCCGCTGCTGGCCGTTGATGACCATGTGGCCGATGCCGAAGACCAGCCAGGTCAACAGTGCGGCTACTACGGGATTCGCATCGGGTTTGCTGATGGTGTTCTGGCTCATGGTGCCTCCGGGGAACGGGCGCTTAGGCCCAGGGTTGGAAACGGGCTATCGGTCGACCTTGATGACGATGGTTTTAGTGATCATGTCATGAACCGCCTTGCGCTCGGCGCCGAAAATCAACAGGTACCCGAAGGTGAAATTCGCGATATGGCAGATCTGGCGGATGAGGGCCTGGCCGAAGGTCAGGCGGCCGTGCGGGTCGTCTTCGGGCACGATGCGCAGTTTCATCATCTTCTTGCCGATGGTCGCGCCGTGCTTGGAGACGCATCTCGGGATGAAATAGAGGAAGTAGCCGAAGACCGCGACGATGTAAAAGATCATGCCCAGGCATCCGGCGATCATGCCGAGCGCAGGCACCTTGTTGGCCACGATGCCTACCACGAAGGAGAAGATGAACATCACGATCATGACGGGGATGATGACCACGCTGTCGATGATCACCGCGATGAGCCGGGTCACGAAATCCCCGCGTTCGCCCGTGGGCTGGGCATCGTCGGGGATGGGCGGCAGGAACTTGCCCAGGAAACCCGAGGACTGGGGCGCCGGGACCGGGTGGTAGCCGCCATGGGCCACCGGAGCCGGAGTGGGCGCCGGGTAGGGCCGGGCGGGGGTGGAAATGGGGAGGGGGACTGAGCCGGGCCGGGCGGCGGCGCCCGGATCGGTGAAATGTCCGAATTCAGGGGCCCTGGATTCGGGCATGTGCTGCATGGGGGCCGGCGTGGTGGCGATGGGCGACATGGCCGGGGGCGGCGGCGGTGCCGGGGATGGGGGCGGCGGGGGCACCGCAGGCGGGCCCGCAGGCACGCCGTGGGTCCCGTGCACCTGCGCCATCTGGTCCGGGCTCATGCGGACGGTCCCGGTGGAGGGGGGTTCCATGCGCTGCACGGCCACCGTGGCGTTTTCCTGGGCGGGGTCCATGAAGGTGATCTGGATCTGGCCGAGGGTCACCCGGTCGCCGTCCCTCAAGGGCGAGGTCTGGACCCTGCTGCCGTTCAACAGCACGCCATTGCTGCTTTGCAGATCCTGCACCTCGTAGCCGTTGGCGGTCAGGCGGATCACGCAATGGTGGCGGGAGATGCTCGGATCCGCCAGGCGGAGGGTATTGTCCAACTCCCGTCCTATGTGGACTTCATTGTCCACCATCTCGAATTCACGGACCCCCGCACTTTCGTGCACAAGAAGTTTGGCCATGATGTCCTCTGAAAAGCTTTAGTTTCACGCTGAAGTGTAGTTGGGCTGCGGCAAGGATGCAAAGGGGAAGGGCACTTTCATCAGAGCCCCCTGGAGGGTCCCGGCTCCAGCCCTGTTTCAAAGGCTTGACCGCGGCCCATATACTGCACCAATCTGGCGGAAACGAACCCCCGACCCGGAGGCAGCATGGTCCTCTTCAATGCGGCCACCAAAGAGCTCACCGCCAAGATCGTGTACTACGGCCCTGGACTCTGCGGCAAGACCACGAATCTCCAGAAGATCTATGATTCCCTGCCCGGCGATGGCCGCGGCAAGATGCTGAGCCTCGCCACCCAGACGGACCGCACGCTGTTCTTCGATTTCCTGCCCATCGAACTGGGCACGATCCGCGGCATGAAAACGCGCATCCAGCTTTATACCGTTCCCGGCCAGGTGTTCTATGACGCCACCCGGAAATTGGTGCTGCGCGGCGCCGACGCCGTGGTGTTCGTGGCGGATTCCCAAGCCCCGGCCCTGCTGACGAACAAGGAGAGCTTCCAGAACCTCATCGACAACCTGAAGGACCAGGGAACGGATCTGGAGAAGATCCCCCACGTCATCCAATGGAACAAGCGCGACACGCCCAATGCGTTGCCGGTGGATGCCCTGGACAAGGAGATCAACCGCTACCAGGCGCCCACCTACGAGGCCTGCGCCATGAAGGGCGAGGGTGTGCGGGAAACGCTCTCCGGGGTCGCCAAGCTGGTGCTGAAATACCTCGCGGACAAGTATGGCGGCGGGGTGGTGGA comes from Holophagaceae bacterium and encodes:
- a CDS encoding mannose-1-phosphate guanylyltransferase encodes the protein MRNPPQKIAVVMAGGKGTRFWPRSRSSRPKQFLAIVGTESLLHQTVRRLDGFFEPRHIFVVTTRELAEETRAMLPELPPENILVEPEGRNTAPCLALSLVEIERRIPEGVMVVLSADHWIGDTEAFIQDVETAVDHAARKRELVVFGIKPTYPETGYGYIEVGAGDGGAVQKVLAFREKPPMDLALEYLESGRHYWNAGMFVWTLADLREGLLQHCPEVLAPLDEWTRQGADEAALPGIYGRLPQLAIDVALMEKARNVALVSTHFRWSDVGSWPAAIEFQEPDANGNVVQGQAILLDVKDSAFFGGARLIAASGVSDLIVVDEPDALLICHRDKAQSVKQIVDRLKREGREDLL
- a CDS encoding DUF2752 domain-containing protein, with amino-acid sequence MFFSIPRRADGKLRFPDGAVFLSLISLAILATSFLLPAAGFPGIDTCSFHAFTGLSCPGCGLTRAFCAISHGQFHEAWGLHPFSFPLYGAAMVGAAAPWLNRRFPALTGRKAAMTFRVGVITLATAMLFYGGWRVKAEFEASRVQSNSGIPPARVVVEDRTSWCAWTHSS
- a CDS encoding RDD family protein codes for the protein MLDAYLPPIPDDAVPTGQRGELGERLVATLIDMVPSIVIAIAFWIIQMVLAFVPLLGCIAGCALTLIHLAVQLAYMFYFIPFCVSKNGASIGKKMQKLRVVPLGEPNGRLPIGPAILRQLGNFFALNLIVLAVKGEERISLSDMIAKSEVIKVDR
- a CDS encoding FHA domain-containing protein, with product MAKLLVHESAGVREFEMVDNEVHIGRELDNTLRLADPSISRHHCVIRLTANGYEVQDLQSSNGVLLNGSRVQTSPLRDGDRVTLGQIQITFMDPAQENATVAVQRMEPPSTGTVRMSPDQMAQVHGTHGVPAGPPAVPPPPPSPAPPPPPAMSPIATTPAPMQHMPESRAPEFGHFTDPGAAARPGSVPLPISTPARPYPAPTPAPVAHGGYHPVPAPQSSGFLGKFLPPIPDDAQPTGERGDFVTRLIAVIIDSVVIIPVMIVMFIFSFVVGIVANKVPALGMIAGCLGMIFYIVAVFGYFLYFIPRCVSKHGATIGKKMMKLRIVPEDDPHGRLTFGQALIRQICHIANFTFGYLLIFGAERKAVHDMITKTIVIKVDR